A window from Flavobacterium gyeonganense encodes these proteins:
- a CDS encoding LysR family transcriptional regulator, with the protein MDFRLKVFYTVALRLNFTKAATELYITQPAVSKHIQELEETYKTKLFERNGSKIALTPAGKILLQHTKNIFEIYREIDFDMSSFRNERQGLLRLGSSTTISQYIISPVLARFHQKQQDIKVNLLNGNTEQIENALINKEIEIGIVEGQSKNQSIKYVPFIKDELVLVCNTQNSFVKQNEISLEDLKSMKFITRERGSGTLEVIEYALKQVGLKLSDLQIEMQLGNTESIKSYLLNSDCFAFMSIHAVGKELKNNELIVLDVKNLTIERYFYIITLLGKSDALSELFIQNISSYYNLKL; encoded by the coding sequence ATGGACTTCAGGCTAAAAGTTTTCTACACCGTTGCACTCCGCCTTAATTTTACTAAAGCGGCAACAGAATTATACATTACTCAGCCGGCCGTTTCAAAACACATACAAGAACTCGAAGAAACCTATAAAACCAAGCTTTTTGAACGAAACGGTTCTAAAATTGCCTTGACTCCGGCAGGAAAAATCCTTTTGCAACATACCAAAAACATCTTCGAAATCTATCGTGAAATCGACTTTGATATGAGTTCGTTTCGTAACGAGCGTCAGGGATTACTGCGATTGGGTTCAAGCACCACCATTTCGCAATATATTATTTCACCGGTTTTGGCAAGATTTCACCAAAAACAGCAGGATATAAAAGTCAATCTACTGAACGGAAATACCGAGCAAATTGAAAACGCCTTAATCAACAAGGAAATTGAAATCGGAATTGTAGAAGGACAATCTAAAAATCAGTCCATTAAATATGTTCCGTTTATAAAAGACGAATTGGTTTTGGTTTGTAATACTCAGAATTCTTTTGTAAAGCAAAATGAAATTTCATTGGAAGATTTAAAGTCAATGAAATTCATTACCCGCGAACGTGGTTCCGGAACACTTGAAGTTATAGAGTATGCTTTGAAACAAGTTGGTTTAAAATTATCCGATCTGCAAATCGAAATGCAGTTAGGTAATACAGAAAGTATCAAATCTTATTTATTAAATTCAGACTGTTTTGCTTTTATGTCAATACATGCAGTAGGCAAGGAACTTAAAAATAACGAACTGATAGTTTTAGATGTAAAGAATTTAACGATTGAAAGATACTTTTACATTATTACCTTACTCGGAAAATCAGATGCCTTATCGGAACTGTTTATTCAAAATATATCTTCTTATTATAACCTGAAGTTATAG
- a CDS encoding YeiH family protein has product MKTQQHTASHLVEVNLFLQQLIFGAVIILCLFSVISPPIALLLGVLIVNVFGNPFLAFNHKAITFLLQFSVIGLGFGMNASSAISAGKEGFLLTVLSIFSTLIFGTLLGKWLKTDKKTSHLISCGTAICGGSAIAAISPTIKSNENQTSIALGVIFILNSVALFVFPFIGHQLDLSQKDFGLWCAIAIHDTSSVVGAANKYGAEALQIATTVKLARALWIIPISILTAIVFKNKNSKIKIPYFIGLFILAMLLNSYVPQIAFFTPSIVGIAKIGLTITLFLIGATLNSNTLKSVGVKPLLQGVFLWIFIAGLGLISILYLK; this is encoded by the coding sequence TTGAAAACACAACAACATACAGCGTCTCATTTAGTAGAAGTTAATCTTTTTCTTCAGCAGCTTATTTTTGGAGCAGTAATCATTTTGTGTCTGTTTTCAGTTATATCACCGCCCATTGCTTTATTATTAGGCGTTCTGATTGTAAATGTTTTTGGAAACCCGTTTTTAGCATTCAATCATAAAGCCATCACTTTTTTATTGCAGTTTTCTGTAATAGGCTTAGGTTTCGGAATGAATGCTTCATCAGCGATTTCAGCTGGTAAAGAAGGTTTTTTGCTGACAGTCCTGTCTATTTTCAGCACATTAATTTTTGGTACACTTTTAGGAAAATGGCTTAAAACAGATAAAAAAACTTCTCACTTGATTTCATGTGGAACAGCAATCTGCGGCGGGAGTGCCATAGCAGCCATTTCGCCAACAATCAAATCAAACGAAAATCAGACTTCAATAGCTTTGGGTGTGATTTTTATTTTAAACTCAGTTGCCTTGTTTGTGTTTCCATTCATTGGGCATCAGCTTGATTTATCCCAGAAAGATTTTGGATTATGGTGTGCCATTGCCATTCATGACACCAGTTCTGTAGTAGGTGCAGCAAATAAATACGGTGCCGAAGCTTTGCAGATTGCTACAACCGTAAAACTGGCCAGAGCCTTATGGATTATTCCGATTTCTATTCTGACCGCAATTGTTTTTAAAAATAAAAACTCAAAAATTAAGATTCCGTACTTTATTGGATTATTTATTTTGGCAATGCTGCTTAATTCATATGTGCCGCAAATAGCCTTTTTTACACCAAGTATCGTAGGAATTGCCAAAATCGGTTTAACCATTACTTTGTTTTTAATTGGGGCAACTTTGAATAGTAATACTCTAAAATCAGTAGGAGTGAAGCCTTTGTTGCAAGGTGTTTTCTTGTGGATATTTATTGCGGGACTGGGTTTAATATCTATACTTTATTTGAAATAA
- a CDS encoding zinc dependent phospholipase C family protein has protein sequence MKNFKMKPRLIAFFAVIIGFLTLSWGIVGHERINKAAVMALPQQLQVFFYNHIDFITQEASVPDIRKYALKYKDENPRHYIDLENFNISVDSLPKTLEEANKKYDAKFLNDNGILPWYIEDMMTKLTKAFKEKNRAEILFLAADLGHYIGDAHMPLHTSANHDGQLSDQKGIHSLWESRLPELFVKNYKLNVPEAQYYDDVHKATWDMIKDTHSLVQPLLAVDKKLRTSTPENQVFVVDAEGKIVKSKYNSAKFSDEYAAKLHTELNGMVENQMKKAITATASFWYTAWVNAGKPDLSDLDSKELTKRNSKALKEDLKLFHKGQLFGMQNQND, from the coding sequence ATGAAAAACTTTAAAATGAAACCAAGACTAATTGCTTTTTTTGCAGTTATAATTGGATTTTTGACCTTATCATGGGGAATTGTAGGTCATGAACGCATCAATAAAGCGGCAGTAATGGCGCTGCCTCAACAACTTCAAGTCTTTTTTTATAATCATATTGATTTTATTACACAAGAAGCTTCTGTTCCAGATATTCGTAAATATGCTTTAAAGTATAAAGATGAAAACCCAAGACATTATATTGATTTGGAAAACTTCAATATTTCTGTTGATAGTTTGCCTAAAACTTTAGAAGAAGCCAATAAAAAATATGATGCTAAATTCCTGAATGATAACGGAATTTTACCTTGGTATATCGAAGACATGATGACCAAATTAACTAAAGCCTTCAAGGAGAAAAACAGAGCCGAAATCTTATTTCTGGCTGCCGATTTAGGACATTACATTGGTGATGCCCACATGCCATTGCATACTTCTGCTAATCATGACGGACAATTAAGCGATCAAAAAGGAATCCATTCACTTTGGGAAAGCAGATTGCCTGAACTTTTTGTGAAAAATTATAAATTAAATGTTCCTGAAGCGCAGTATTACGACGATGTTCACAAAGCAACCTGGGATATGATTAAAGATACACACAGTCTGGTTCAGCCGCTTTTGGCAGTCGACAAAAAACTAAGAACTTCAACTCCCGAAAATCAGGTTTTTGTTGTCGATGCTGAAGGTAAAATTGTGAAGAGCAAATACAATTCGGCTAAATTCTCAGACGAATATGCTGCAAAACTGCATACAGAATTAAACGGAATGGTAGAAAACCAGATGAAAAAGGCCATTACAGCAACAGCAAGTTTTTGGTACACGGCCTGGGTAAATGCAGGAAAACCGGACTTAAGCGACTTAGATTCAAAGGAACTTACAAAACGTAACAGCAAAGCGTTAAAAGAAGATTTAAAGTTATTCCATAAAGGACAACTTTTCGGAATGCAGAATCAAAACGATTAA
- a CDS encoding right-handed parallel beta-helix repeat-containing protein, with protein MKTNFKLLIMCSIILFASCDTNDTPVKENEAATDSQETVTQTKSLTAKNSTVTNESALRSAVAAAVAGDVITISGTINLTKTLELAKSGTASSKISITGGTLNCSGLPSGSWGVKVNGSYWNITNMTIKNAPDCGLVFQIGGYNYANNVSTLSNGDSGLQIYNGGHDNYILSCKSNDNYDAANAGENADGFACKLSAGKNNVFEKCTANHNSDDGWDLYGQPYTVTIKNCTASNNGFGSNGDGNGFKLGSAGQNVAHTVTNNTATNNLAWGYDGNGNTGHITITGSGGSGNKKGLFTRLY; from the coding sequence ATGAAAACAAATTTTAAGTTACTGATCATGTGTTCTATCATTCTTTTCGCTTCTTGTGATACAAATGATACTCCTGTAAAAGAAAACGAAGCAGCGACAGATTCTCAGGAAACCGTAACACAAACCAAATCCCTCACAGCAAAAAACAGTACAGTTACAAACGAAAGTGCATTACGATCTGCTGTAGCTGCTGCGGTTGCAGGAGACGTTATTACAATTAGCGGAACAATCAACCTTACAAAGACTTTAGAACTAGCTAAAAGCGGTACTGCAAGTTCAAAAATCAGTATTACAGGTGGCACCCTCAATTGTTCCGGGCTACCTTCTGGCAGCTGGGGTGTGAAAGTGAATGGCAGCTATTGGAACATCACTAATATGACAATTAAAAATGCCCCTGACTGTGGCCTGGTTTTTCAAATTGGCGGATATAATTATGCTAATAATGTTTCTACATTATCAAACGGCGATTCAGGCTTGCAAATTTACAATGGCGGACATGATAACTATATTCTTTCCTGTAAATCAAACGATAATTACGATGCTGCAAATGCCGGAGAAAATGCAGATGGCTTTGCCTGTAAATTATCTGCAGGAAAAAATAATGTGTTTGAAAAATGTACTGCAAACCATAATTCTGATGATGGATGGGATTTATACGGTCAACCTTATACTGTTACAATAAAAAACTGTACAGCAAGCAACAATGGTTTTGGAAGTAATGGAGATGGAAATGGTTTTAAATTAGGAAGCGCAGGACAAAACGTAGCTCATACAGTAACAAATAATACGGCAACAAATAATTTAGCCTGGGGTTATGATGGTAACGGAAATACCGGACATATTACAATTACCGGCAGTGGAGGATCAGGAAACAAAAAAGGATTATTTACAAGACTGTATTAA
- a CDS encoding MCP four helix bundle domain-containing protein yields the protein MKDILKKYSNKTKAAFILLIVMLIILLSNFNTLRNSKNVNENINTIYNDRLVVAYYIFQYANELHYIKAEAQKENLNDVTKNDEIKNALKIIHTIDDLYFKTVLTPKEKIHFDSFLASCSAINKDVQNKNWKHIVPLCDKALKTLDQLSEIQVKEGKAKLASANAMHSGNNSLGQLEIGLLIVLGGITFYLLIIKKHKRNIKIPGSPSLN from the coding sequence ATGAAAGACATTTTAAAAAAATACAGCAACAAAACAAAAGCCGCTTTTATTTTACTGATTGTTATGCTGATCATCCTGCTTAGCAACTTTAATACGCTGCGAAATTCTAAAAATGTAAACGAAAACATTAACACGATTTATAATGACAGGCTGGTTGTGGCTTATTATATTTTTCAGTATGCAAATGAACTTCATTATATAAAGGCAGAAGCTCAGAAAGAGAACCTGAATGATGTCACCAAAAATGACGAAATTAAAAATGCTTTGAAAATAATACACACCATTGATGATTTGTATTTTAAAACAGTACTGACACCAAAGGAAAAGATACATTTTGACAGTTTTCTGGCTTCCTGCTCTGCGATTAATAAAGATGTACAGAATAAAAACTGGAAACATATTGTGCCTTTATGTGACAAGGCTTTGAAGACACTGGATCAGCTTTCTGAAATTCAGGTAAAGGAAGGAAAAGCAAAACTGGCAAGCGCTAATGCGATGCATAGTGGAAACAATAGTCTTGGACAGCTGGAGATAGGTTTACTGATTGTTCTGGGCGGCATTACTTTCTATTTACTTATTATAAAAAAGCATAAAAGAAATATTAAAATTCCGGGATCGCCGAGCCTTAATTAA
- a CDS encoding LTA synthase family protein produces the protein MTFYKKLSPFYNLGVFYFTISFVLRIVLMLHPITQSSFNFLEIIKIFSLGLLNDLLVFVILSAFLWMYLIFISDSKYNKPAGYIILGFLTLLFLYIASGKSIFDEYGGALPKIVTIFVGIKTLLFAVFLFMPKLKKRIRFWLFAFVIFLYVLLILQNGISEYFFWNEFGVKYNFIAVNYLIYTNEVIGNIMQSYPVIPIFSALFLATAIITYFIIKKSRIYIDEIPDFKTKLKISAVYIALFLVSLIAIPALAKTENSKNVFVNELQSNGVYKFFLAFQNNKLDYFEFYKTLPHRKAYAILQQQIKSVSGQNTNRNIESDYPENHKNVVLITIESYSADFLKSYGNTNNITPFLDSLKQKSLEFTNLYATGNRTVRGLEAVTLCLPPSPGESIVKREDNKNKFSTGNIFKQKGYNVKFMYGGDAFFDNMRDFYSGNGYEIVDKSNFTDEEITFSNVWGVCDEDMYNKAIKIMNAEAKEGKPFFNHIMTVSNHRPFTYPNNKIDISGDAKSRDGGVKYTDYALRKFFDMAGKQPWFKNTVFVIVADHCASSAGKTELPLDKYRIPAFIYSPSVKAEKYNQLMSQIDLMPTLFGLLHFDYESKFYGQDVFKPDYKPRAFIATYQDLGMIKDNVLTILSPKQQVKQYQLSLIPKKGILPEYQIHYEEKALKTERTDLVNETISFYQTAADLLKRKAYQK, from the coding sequence ATGACTTTCTACAAGAAACTTTCACCGTTTTATAATCTTGGTGTATTTTATTTTACCATCAGTTTTGTGTTGCGTATTGTACTAATGTTACATCCAATAACTCAAAGTTCTTTTAACTTTTTAGAAATAATTAAAATCTTCAGTCTTGGCTTATTGAATGATTTGCTTGTGTTTGTAATTCTAAGTGCTTTTTTATGGATGTATTTAATATTTATTTCTGATTCCAAATACAACAAGCCTGCAGGTTATATAATTCTGGGTTTTCTAACTCTCTTATTCTTATATATTGCATCTGGAAAAAGCATTTTTGATGAATATGGCGGTGCTTTGCCTAAAATTGTTACCATTTTTGTGGGAATTAAAACTTTATTGTTTGCAGTATTTTTGTTTATGCCAAAACTGAAAAAGAGAATCAGATTCTGGTTATTTGCTTTTGTTATTTTTCTATATGTTTTATTGATCCTGCAAAATGGAATAAGTGAATATTTTTTCTGGAACGAATTTGGAGTTAAATACAATTTCATAGCTGTAAACTACCTCATTTACACCAATGAAGTTATTGGGAATATTATGCAATCGTATCCTGTCATTCCAATATTTAGTGCTTTATTTTTGGCTACGGCAATCATTACTTATTTTATTATAAAAAAATCAAGAATCTATATTGATGAAATTCCTGATTTTAAAACTAAACTTAAGATTTCAGCGGTTTATATTGCATTATTTTTAGTTTCCTTAATTGCAATTCCAGCTTTAGCCAAAACAGAAAACTCAAAAAATGTATTTGTTAACGAACTGCAATCTAATGGCGTGTATAAATTTTTTCTTGCCTTTCAAAATAATAAACTGGACTATTTTGAATTTTACAAAACGCTGCCACACAGAAAAGCATATGCAATTCTACAACAGCAAATCAAAAGCGTTTCAGGGCAAAATACTAATCGTAATATAGAAAGCGATTATCCTGAGAACCATAAAAATGTAGTGCTGATTACAATAGAAAGTTATAGCGCTGATTTCCTTAAATCCTATGGAAACACTAATAATATAACACCTTTTTTAGATAGTCTGAAGCAAAAGAGTCTAGAGTTTACCAATTTATATGCAACAGGAAACCGTACGGTTCGCGGCCTCGAAGCTGTAACTTTATGCTTACCGCCTTCTCCCGGTGAAAGCATAGTAAAACGTGAAGACAATAAAAACAAATTCTCAACCGGAAACATTTTTAAACAAAAAGGATATAATGTAAAATTCATGTACGGAGGCGATGCCTTTTTTGACAATATGAGGGATTTTTATTCTGGTAACGGATATGAAATCGTTGACAAATCAAACTTTACAGATGAGGAAATTACGTTTTCGAATGTTTGGGGAGTGTGTGATGAAGATATGTACAATAAAGCCATAAAAATTATGAATGCCGAGGCAAAAGAAGGAAAACCATTCTTTAATCATATCATGACTGTCAGCAATCACAGGCCGTTTACGTATCCTAATAATAAAATTGATATTTCCGGAGATGCTAAATCCAGGGATGGTGGCGTAAAATATACGGATTATGCTTTAAGGAAATTTTTTGATATGGCAGGTAAACAACCCTGGTTTAAAAATACTGTTTTTGTAATTGTAGCCGATCATTGTGCTTCAAGCGCTGGAAAAACAGAGTTGCCGTTAGATAAATACCGAATTCCGGCTTTTATTTACAGTCCGTCTGTTAAAGCTGAAAAATACAATCAGCTCATGTCTCAAATAGATTTAATGCCAACCCTTTTCGGACTGCTGCATTTTGATTACGAAAGCAAGTTTTACGGACAGGATGTTTTTAAACCAGATTACAAACCAAGAGCTTTTATCGCAACATATCAGGATTTAGGAATGATAAAGGATAATGTGCTAACTATTTTGTCACCAAAACAGCAGGTAAAACAATACCAGTTATCTTTAATTCCAAAGAAAGGTATTTTACCCGAATATCAGATTCATTATGAAGAAAAAGCTTTGAAAACTGAAAGAACCGATTTAGTAAATGAAACTATTTCGTTTTATCAGACCGCTGCAGATTTACTGAAAAGAAAAGCATATCAAAAATGA
- a CDS encoding response regulator transcription factor: protein MQILIVEDELGIVQFLKQGLEEEGYEITTASDGLIGFELTQSQQFDLILLDWMLPKISGIDLCKAIRIKNQTTPIIFLTAKDTVKETIEGLRAGANDYIKKPFSFEELTERIKVHLRHKKGLEILLLGNIKVDVSKYLVLKNDEEIALTQREFELLRYLIENKGKVCTRNQILKDVWNINFEYDTGVIDVFMNAIRKKLNLKIEEDYIKTIRGVGYIAND from the coding sequence ATGCAAATTTTAATAGTTGAGGATGAGTTGGGTATTGTTCAGTTTTTGAAACAGGGCCTGGAGGAAGAGGGATATGAGATAACTACAGCCAGTGATGGTTTAATAGGTTTTGAACTAACCCAAAGTCAGCAATTTGATTTGATTTTACTGGACTGGATGCTGCCAAAAATTAGTGGTATAGACCTTTGTAAAGCTATTAGGATTAAAAATCAGACAACCCCAATTATTTTTTTAACAGCCAAAGATACTGTAAAAGAAACCATCGAGGGGTTGAGGGCCGGAGCAAACGATTATATCAAGAAACCATTTAGTTTTGAGGAGCTGACTGAAAGGATCAAAGTTCATTTAAGGCATAAAAAAGGTTTGGAAATACTACTGTTAGGAAATATTAAAGTTGATGTATCAAAATACCTTGTCTTAAAAAATGATGAGGAGATTGCACTTACACAAAGGGAATTTGAATTGCTTCGTTACCTGATTGAAAACAAAGGAAAAGTATGCACCCGCAACCAGATTTTAAAAGATGTCTGGAATATTAATTTTGAATATGATACCGGGGTTATAGATGTTTTCATGAATGCTATCAGAAAGAAACTGAATTTAAAAATTGAAGAAGACTATATAAAAACCATCCGTGGTGTAGGTTATATTGCTAATGACTAA
- a CDS encoding sensor histidine kinase, with product MTQLSFKNRIALNYIITTGLLILVVFAAIYFTVKFTVYKHLDENLKIEIENHLKEIKIENNMVFLMDAEEWEEREHNSVDVNPVFVQFLDLHKKVIEKSPNLKNEVLVFHDNVGFYKTFDTTLLKSTVRQIQVPLDIKSKKIGYLIIAMPLTDSTKVLNNLFETLLIAFPFILILLFLIARFFAGRSIRPINAITDISGMITRDNLKTRIPLPKKLDELYTLSETINNLLNRIEDAVEREKQFASDASHELRTPLTVIKGTLEVLIRKPRNNKEYEEKINYCINEVDNLNILVDQLLMLARFENQRHNILSESVYLNAVILDVITLNSEKISSKAIHMKFDAEEEFYINSDNYLVVTIFRNIISNALKYTNNGGHVSVSLFKENNKIICRISDNGIGIKKTDLEAIFNPFFRSNSSVHPEIKGTGLGLSIVKRFTELLDIKFQIESRINEGTTVVLEFNEEGIRL from the coding sequence ATGACACAGCTTTCCTTTAAAAACAGAATCGCCTTAAATTATATCATTACAACAGGATTGTTGATCCTGGTAGTTTTTGCGGCTATTTATTTCACAGTAAAATTTACGGTTTATAAGCATCTTGATGAGAATTTAAAGATCGAAATTGAGAATCATTTAAAAGAGATCAAAATAGAAAACAATATGGTTTTCCTGATGGATGCAGAGGAATGGGAGGAGCGCGAGCATAACTCAGTGGATGTAAATCCGGTTTTTGTCCAGTTTTTGGATCTCCATAAAAAAGTGATCGAAAAATCACCAAATTTAAAAAATGAAGTTCTTGTATTTCATGATAATGTAGGATTTTATAAAACCTTTGATACAACCTTATTAAAAAGCACTGTCAGACAGATTCAGGTTCCGCTTGATATAAAATCAAAAAAAATTGGTTATCTGATTATTGCGATGCCACTTACAGATTCGACCAAAGTTTTAAATAACCTTTTTGAGACTTTGTTAATTGCTTTTCCTTTCATTTTAATACTATTATTTTTAATTGCGCGCTTTTTTGCCGGAAGGAGCATCAGGCCTATTAATGCCATTACAGATATTTCAGGTATGATTACAAGGGATAATCTTAAAACCCGAATTCCGCTGCCTAAAAAGCTTGATGAATTATATACGCTTTCTGAAACAATCAATAATTTGCTGAATCGTATTGAGGATGCCGTAGAGCGTGAAAAGCAATTTGCATCAGATGCATCACACGAATTGAGAACACCTTTAACTGTCATAAAGGGGACTCTGGAAGTGCTGATCAGAAAACCACGTAATAACAAAGAATACGAAGAAAAAATAAATTACTGTATCAATGAAGTAGATAATCTCAATATATTGGTGGATCAGCTTCTTATGCTGGCGCGTTTTGAGAATCAAAGACATAATATTTTATCTGAATCTGTTTATCTGAACGCTGTTATTTTAGATGTAATTACTTTAAATTCAGAGAAAATTAGCAGCAAAGCAATCCATATGAAATTTGATGCCGAAGAAGAATTTTACATCAATTCAGATAATTACCTTGTGGTAACTATTTTTAGGAATATTATTTCTAATGCCCTTAAGTATACAAATAATGGTGGTCACGTTTCTGTTTCACTTTTTAAAGAAAACAATAAAATTATCTGCAGGATTTCAGACAACGGAATCGGAATTAAGAAAACAGATTTAGAGGCTATTTTTAATCCTTTTTTCAGGTCGAATTCGTCAGTACATCCAGAAATTAAAGGAACAGGATTGGGATTGTCTATCGTTAAACGTTTTACAGAACTGCTTGATATTAAATTTCAGATAGAAAGCAGGATTAATGAAGGTACAACAGTAGTTTTAGAATTTAACGAAGAGGGAATTAGGCTATAA
- the hisG gene encoding ATP phosphoribosyltransferase, with amino-acid sequence MSTLKIAIQKSGRLNEDSIQILKDCGISINNGIDQLKAEASNFPLEVLYLRNSDIPQYLIDGVVDLAIVGDNLLVEKGKGIEVVQKLGFSKCKVSVAVPKTFEYNSVQDLAGLRIATSYPNTVNEYFGSFGLTVDIHQISGSVEIAPNIGLADAIVDIVSSGSTLFKNNLKEVEVILKSEAVLAVSPKVSPEIQKHIDTLKFRIQSVLRARNSKYILMNVPNDKIDEIGKILPVLRSLTVLPLAQEGWSSVHSVIDKDTFWDVIDQLKEAGAEGILVCPIEKMVL; translated from the coding sequence ATGAGTACTTTAAAAATTGCAATTCAGAAATCAGGTCGTTTAAACGAAGACAGCATTCAGATCCTAAAAGACTGCGGTATTTCAATCAACAACGGAATCGATCAGTTAAAAGCAGAAGCTTCAAATTTTCCTCTTGAAGTTTTATATTTAAGAAATTCTGATATCCCTCAATATTTAATTGACGGAGTAGTAGATTTAGCAATTGTAGGCGATAATCTTTTGGTAGAAAAAGGAAAAGGTATCGAAGTGGTTCAGAAATTAGGATTCTCAAAATGTAAAGTTTCTGTAGCAGTTCCAAAAACTTTTGAATACAATTCGGTTCAGGATTTGGCTGGTTTGCGTATTGCAACTTCATATCCAAATACAGTGAATGAATATTTTGGTTCATTCGGACTAACAGTTGATATTCACCAGATTTCAGGTTCGGTAGAAATTGCACCTAATATTGGTCTTGCCGATGCGATTGTTGATATCGTTTCAAGCGGAAGTACTTTGTTTAAAAATAATTTGAAAGAAGTTGAGGTAATTTTGAAAAGTGAAGCGGTTTTAGCGGTTTCTCCAAAAGTTTCCCCTGAAATTCAAAAGCACATTGATACTTTAAAATTTAGGATTCAGTCTGTTTTAAGAGCCAGAAATTCAAAATATATTTTGATGAACGTGCCAAATGACAAGATTGATGAAATTGGCAAAATTTTACCAGTTTTAAGAAGTCTTACTGTTTTGCCTTTAGCTCAGGAAGGCTGGAGCAGCGTTCACTCTGTAATCGATAAAGATACTTTTTGGGACGTAATCGATCAGTTGAAAGAAGCAGGAGCAGAAGGGATTCTGGTTTGCCCAATTGAGAAAATGGTACTATAA
- the hisD gene encoding histidinol dehydrogenase, with translation MNKINNPKPDTWSGILKRPTKTIDDIEVTVKEIFKEVQKKGDEAVAKYTSIFDGIALDNYEVSPAEIEEAITLVSAELKEAIQLAKNNIYKFHSAQKTERISVETIEGVNCWQEKRPIQKIGLYIPGGTAPLFSTVLMLAVPAEIAGSKEIVLCSPPDKTGKINPAILYAANLCGVTKILKVGGIQAIAGMTFGTQSIPKVYKIFGPGNQFVTVAKQLATQFGVAIDMPAGPSELLVMADDTAVPAFVASDLLSQAEHGADSQVILVSTSKKLIDAVEKEIEIQLEALPRKEIAKKAIANSKLIFVENDKIALELINEYGPEHFIICSEYDDFYCNGVVNAGSVFIGNYTPESAGDYASGTNHTLPTNGYAKNYSGVNLDSFMKSMTFQKISEKGIQNIGPAIELMAEAEGLQAHKNAVTLRLKSIK, from the coding sequence ATGAATAAAATAAATAACCCAAAACCGGATACCTGGTCAGGAATATTAAAAAGACCTACGAAAACAATCGATGATATCGAAGTTACGGTTAAAGAAATATTTAAAGAAGTACAGAAAAAAGGGGATGAGGCTGTTGCAAAATACACTTCTATCTTCGACGGAATTGCTTTAGACAATTATGAAGTTTCTCCTGCAGAAATTGAAGAAGCAATTACTTTAGTTTCTGCTGAATTGAAAGAAGCGATTCAGCTGGCTAAAAACAATATTTATAAATTCCACTCAGCACAAAAAACAGAAAGAATCTCAGTTGAAACGATTGAAGGTGTAAACTGCTGGCAGGAAAAAAGACCAATTCAAAAAATTGGTTTGTATATCCCGGGTGGAACCGCTCCGTTATTTTCAACGGTTTTAATGCTCGCTGTGCCTGCAGAAATTGCCGGTTCGAAAGAAATTGTGTTATGCTCACCTCCGGATAAAACCGGAAAAATTAATCCTGCAATTTTGTATGCTGCCAATTTATGTGGCGTAACTAAAATATTAAAAGTAGGAGGAATCCAGGCTATTGCCGGAATGACTTTCGGAACGCAGTCAATCCCGAAAGTATATAAAATTTTTGGTCCAGGAAACCAGTTTGTAACGGTGGCGAAACAATTGGCAACACAATTTGGTGTAGCAATTGATATGCCGGCCGGACCTTCAGAATTATTGGTGATGGCAGATGATACAGCTGTTCCTGCCTTTGTAGCTTCGGATTTATTGTCTCAGGCAGAACATGGAGCAGACAGTCAGGTAATTTTGGTTTCAACATCTAAAAAACTGATTGACGCTGTTGAAAAAGAAATAGAAATTCAGCTAGAGGCTCTTCCAAGAAAAGAAATTGCTAAAAAAGCTATTGCCAATTCTAAATTAATTTTTGTTGAAAACGATAAAATTGCTTTAGAACTTATCAATGAATACGGACCGGAACATTTTATTATTTGTTCAGAATACGATGATTTTTACTGTAATGGTGTTGTAAATGCGGGTTCTGTTTTTATCGGGAATTACACTCCTGAAAGTGCCGGAGATTATGCTTCCGGAACAAATCACACGTTGCCTACAAATGGTTATGCGAAAAATTACAGCGGAGTAAATCTGGACAGTTTTATGAAATCCATGACTTTTCAGAAAATTTCAGAAAAAGGAATTCAGAATATTGGACCAGCAATTGAACTTATGGCTGAAGCTGAAGGATTACAGGCGCATAAAAATGCAGTAACACTTCGATTAAAGAGTATAAAATAA